The genome window CAAAATTAGAGCAATAGATCATTCGTCACTGGAAATTAAATCATAGGGTTGTACATGGTTTCAAGATCCTCTCGGGTAATACTTAGTAGCCATTTCTTGATAATAGATTTAAGCGACTGTATTCTATCACGAGACCTGAGAactattttgatattattgggtaattgattgaaaaatttaagtGTAATAAAAAAATGACTTGCTAAAAAGAGTGCAGTTTGGCCTGACTCCTCGTAGGTTGTGATTTACCACTGCTCTTGTTAAATGGGTACCCTCAACCAAATCACAATAGTCCACTGTTACACCGTCATTTCCACTTACCAGGTAAAACATGGACAATACCTTGTGGACATACATTTATGTCTCAGCGGCAAAATCCCAGATTGGAGAAATAGTGGAAAAGAGTGGTCTCTATAACCCACGCCAGCAACTTCAATTCCAACTCTGTTGAAGCAGTTTAGGCGCAAATAATCTGAGTTCTGGCACCAATTTAACACTTCTTATGATATCTGGATACATTATTACTCGCCATTCAGAGCTGAAATCAGTTGACTGTTGAGGAGTTGGAATTGAACAagtctgaataaaaatactgGAAAATATTTTCCAACCACAATTACCGAGATGAAACAGATAATATAATGTGAcctcattaaaaaaattaggTCACCTCCATAGTGCCGGATACAAAATGGTGGGCCATTTTGTTAGTATACTTTTTGGTCAGATTACCAACCACACACCTAACATCAAATTACCATGTGTACAGtatatgaaataatgaaaaaaattctcTTGCTAATACAACAGAAGTAGAAGCTTTGCCTGGATCGCTAATTTTCTATGATCgccaattattatattttttatgttattttgcAGAGGTTTTATTTTCGTAAACTCTTCCAAGGGATTTTCTCAAATCAATGTATTGAAAGAAGCTGATAATGacaaaatcaattcaatgtcTGGTAACACTACAAGTAAGTAAAACTATCAAGTACTGTAACGTACCCGAAATTTGTATTGttatttttctctatttcaagttttttaaaaGTAATGTGAAAATGAGTAATCTGTTGAGATGGAATATTCCAACTAACAAATCCACCTTGCTAAATATTTTTATCTTCCTGATACTCATCCTTTTTACTTAATTACATCCTGTAATTACATCCTTACTTTAATTTACATCCTTACTTTAATTTACATCCTTACTTTAATTTACATCCTTAATTTACATcctttctacaataattatttaagcTCGCAAATCATCGGATTGCAAAATGTACAAATTTGTAACTGGAGGCAGTGGCTCATCCAAGGGGCGCGATATAGCCTACCCACTTTAACATCCTATTTACACTAAATACAATGACACTCGTACTATTTCAATAAAAGTTAACATACTTTTTATATATTCTAGAGAGTAAAACCCCTTAGCCCCCCTTGAGTCAATCCTGGATTCGTCACTGACTGTATTGCCATGTTATACAAAATCTAAAAATCGTATAGCAATCATGTCGTAAAAGCGGTGAAATTTGCAtcgctgcaacaagtgtcaactcagcggttccacagcTTCcacagaggggataaagattctcacttttgctatgttcactaactaactagtccaaattaaGCTGTAAAGTCAAAATTGTGTTACAgtttcaaatgtcattgtcaaacgatgaattgttgcagcaatgaaaatttcaccccctacattgaaactgctataacaatgaaaggaaaacttggaatagtgaaataatacataatttcaaagaaaagtcaatgctctacaaacctacgataagcataagtttttatgatgcattgttaagctgtgttttcgtaacgggcagaagcagaatcgattgcagcgcacccaggcgggcagaaacagtaacattcaaagaactagttctttgacatgaattttgctttatgtgttatgggtaatgaactttttgggttgtccaaaaggtaattctgaaatgattattggagatttaattaataaagtgaattaattgctttttaaaactcagataacttttccacaattattagttacttcaataattatgcaaaattttatgctttataggcatgtcaatcaaagagttaacttttcatttcccatgcttgaaatttgtaagggtgaattatttgaagtaactgattgtatttcattatcaataagatattattttattaactagaagcattccattattaataagatattattataattattttattaactagaatcaattgccttcagagtcaatgcatgttctttgaatcacatcgtttataggtaggcctacctactatgagtaccgtattcaacttcaaaggcctattgaagctctatcgaaaaaaaatcaataaataaataataaataagtgctttacttttggcatttttggaatctacgggttatatttacaccaagggatatcaatattgtaaacgttttttaggcaattttattttagcagtcccctttttgatcattggatgggtacggtcccggctgatatacAATCATGTATAAGAATCGTGAGGCCAATTGACTACCTAAATCAATATGCCTTCTCAGGCAATGTTCAATTAGGGACTCCTCACCAGTAAAAGCTATAcgaatattggaaattattattatagattaacacatatgacatgtacaaagtgtattcaaacaggcgaactaattctaataattattgttgagataacTATATCTTGCTCTAATAAACGAGTTCTGTTATGGTACTTTAAATAACAcatagcctattttaaaatggatgaatatttattaattatagaaggtaactagtacccttgtgatattccaaaatgaaacatgattagtttcgacattttcaataaggaccctcttgacaatgacataattagaaactggtcatgcttattttgaatattttagggtaggcctactagttattttctacaattaaccattaaagttgccctattaaaattaatactttattagggtattaattagaattagagtagcctttcaaactccttattcactataatgttctaaaagcttatcaattttaatcaaaaccttggaaatatagcctagaaggtagaattgaaagtgattatatttgatgtggcttggaacatcatattttcaacttttgcttaagttatttttcatattcaaagaattattaccccttcaatgcagtaaataagtactattacttaattcttaatacaatacataataattgtgataccctattttatatccaattcaagtctattatttaacTACGTGTTACCTATAGCATTTGCCAGTCAgcaatgttaaataattttattagttccAAAAAAGCAGAAGACATACAGAACCAATAAAGTTGTTAATAAGAGTTCGATGCTTTTGGGttaaatatagttttaaaaatccctcaagtataaacaattaaaacatattttattaatttcatgtcacttgctgttttcttcaaaactacctgaattgaagcagttagcaggagcgatcagaaaaagaagatattattatgaataacatgaaataaacacatcaagatgtactgaaaaaatgaatatatttcttagattagtccatctctttcttctgtaggctactacatcatacatgaatcatatccatggaatattattcatagttgattttctttgtcatcctctacttctggctggtacatcactaggcctgaaatcaaaaagttatagataatttattattcattataaaaaaaaaccttgcaaagtgaattctgaaattgattgtaatctgtataagtttttaattatatttcttgggaAGGAACCCCCCAATAAtgacaaagtaatattatatgagaaattccaataaaccaacattcagttgaattattattagcatcaatctgttagttgtgtaattctgaatgattgaataaataaatctccatgcaggaattgggattaatcagtgtgcccctaggtcaaaagaacttgttggtaacaatatatttttggataccatgaacaattatttatttatttctgtggtcagtaggcctacttctcgaccgtttggtttacttaactcttccaaaatgtactgcataaagtaatttttagttctacatttagagaaacaagtttaatgaaacaaatggaaataatcaataaattaattgcttaatctgaaatgatgattatctacaacattataagtagaactaagtgatttgaaaatgaataccaaactgcaaatacataaatctctctcagaACAATGTGGGTATTTCATCcatgaatttaatcataaattttaaaaggtggAATGACTGTCATTAAaagttattattcagtgttttctacCTGCACTTGCTGggtgaatttttgaagtcatctattCATAGTTCTAATGTATGGTCATTTATAAAGTCATCATCCActcaagatcaagatggacagttgagaagagtgttttaaaaacaattttaacatcaaattattgatgtaatgttatcacattattagataatgttacataaattatttctttatggaaggaatcccaaatattatgaataactctattccctgaatgataagtgaatacattgttttttaagcactcttctcaactgtccatcttgatctcatgtggtttcacgtagtttcgaaatattaagatttcctgtaagctattaatgatttcaaaattcagtcagtttttctattattttagtcACGTACCATAGTTAAAtcttactatttgaatatctaccatcaaatcgataataaaacattgaagtggataaacctttttaaaaaatgggaaACTCTATAAAATGCATCGCctatataaagtttaaaaaatgagtggaattttatCTTACCTAACTAACTTATTCTAACTATAGGTTCCAAAGAATTGTTCCATCCTGGTCAACAAGAAAGAATTCATATGCATTTCCTTTgagcacattctcttcaatattttgtttgtaaatggtacctgaaaaaagaaacataatctttcagcATATTCATTTTGGAGATAATGTGAAGTAAATCATCAATGATAAGACATAGTttggactttgaataaattagaagtgaactgggcctcaataaactatttacattagatataaatactataagtatATACTTACAttcatagcacataacagaaaacactttaaagttttataatataaattaaaacaggtgacacacgacatagatagattaaaaacactgaaaaacttacattacactctctgctcggttgagaaaggggaCACAGTTCCTTAAAAATTtccgattataatgtaagtttttcagtgtttttaatctatctatgtgtgtgtctcctgttttaatttatactattcACATTGATATACCTGGCATCACGCAATATATCGAtcaatagagcatgaataagtttttcaaatacattactattgtagttttaaatgagtttggtagcaatggtcaaccagaaaaatagtaggctacctattttatatttttccaatggcAGTTTTTTTCCAATCAAGTTATTACTATAACAatctatttaatattgtttccaagtgattttaattataaattaagagaagattaattcatagataggtaccaaagacaaagtaaatgttctaatagtcaggttagttttgttattatattgataaactatgggtttacaatattttgaggtgcaacaaggataatggaagtttaggacttagaatgtaatgaaatacttctaagtcgaattataatgtaatttttaataaatctgtttgtgaaaactactagctgcattataaaaaatgtattttgtgattaggccaacttactgaaagtgtaaaagattgttagcatgaaatgctaaatgttatcttggttgaataatgttttgaatctgattatttaatattaatctaatcaatcaatcttaaatgagtttaaatctaatcagttgattagatttctctctttcttgtgattattctctaccatacaCAAACTAGCTAGTCTAggatttacattattattaaatactacaaattaaacattaaaaaaagaaataaataaacttttgtcaacttctaacctcttgaaaaatgaaaaagatagcaatttagacctagagactaggttattaaaggcctactacagtgggctacctgaataaaattgtaaacatgctAGTAGGCTACTCATAAAATTTAAGTATATCAAATAATTGTGTACGGTAGatctagcctactttattatgagaaatttaagTGTACTTACTTGAATCCTCTATTACATCAGCAATTTCTaaccatattctatttttcaaataggtaattcgttgtgcaggtctggaaagtacaaaactttgaacttCGAAAATTTCACGCCTTTCTgttgtaaatccattttcaattctcttgtaaaaattataagaataaagaaaccaatagaaatattttatacctcaattttccactgcaaattaatttcacagtatAATAGTAGCAATCCGAAATCTGACAACCAATATCAAAACAAACCATCCAACAATTAAAGATTGAGGTTAAAAAGAACATGGCGTCTGATCCGGAGAAAGATTATTCTGCCGGTGTCACGTGATCAGAGCAGAAAATAAATTCGAAGCTGTCTGTTCCCATCGACAGAATCCCAAAATTAGTTCTTTTTCGATAAAACGGTTCACGAGCAGTGATCGGTCGAAGCAAAATAGCATTGTGTTGATAGGCCTTAAAATGAACGGCAAAATGAACGACAGTTCGTCTCTGATTTGAACAGttctttttttctgctcaactttctgccgatgggtgaacactcccataagaaccaatgttaatttaaagtgaattctgtcgtctgcccgttacgaaaacacggCTTTAGTGAGTTATAAGCCCTTAAAGTGCAAAGCATTgtataaaaacctgttattttaacaattacacaccttcaagagcgaatatctcgggaactgtttggaatattacaaaattccactgaacaaaaagtgtagagaattcatcaagcttcatttttgaattattagttATGTCTGTTggacgcattgttctcaagatatgagcgtggaagcaaaacgctgaaaaatgcaacttttaaactaccctcatccccttagcacatgagttatgaatggggacttttgatatgttctcctcctaaatAGTCTCAataaagctgcaaagtcaaaaattttgtttaaaacatttcctccaaattcctttgtcaattggtctattgttgcgcAAAAaaggagatttcacactcaacactaaagctgctacaaaaggaaattcgtaaaagtgtgaaattataaatCACATTGAAGAGAAtctaatgctctataagctcataatcagcatggatttttcccgtcgtttttcaaaaagttataagagcaaaaatatgaaaaattggtggcaaacgtgtttttttttcaaaaatgtcacaccttcaagagcggatatctcgaaaactagaggagatatgaaaACAGTTGTGAAAAgatatgaaaaaatgaatattgtaggaaattatgtaagcttcaatttgttatatgtcAGTCAAGTCCACTTAGCACAggtggtaggggtggggacttttgatatgtttacctccttacaactctaaacagaactgcggggtaaaaattgtcttcccaacattaccctctataacctttccttgactggactattactaatatataatattaaacatGATATTTTTCTTATCTTAACTTCAGCATAGACAAGTTTTTAGTTGATTTGCATTCTTTCCATGGTTAATAGTGTTACTCAAATAAAGAATTTTCTTGTATACGTTTGTAACTTTACTTCACGATCTAGAAAGCCTAATCTGTTTTCTACCTGTCCAATGCTTCTGTAAAAATGCTCATTTAATATTAAGTTGGTAGCCAATTCTTGAATAGCATCTTCTCAACCGAAACCTATGAAAATGGTTTGAGATGAACTGATTAATTAATTGCTGAACACTTTCCAGAAGTTGGTGGACAAAAAGGCTTCATACCAGTGCAGTGTAAAGCTGGAACTGCCGATGGCATGTGCCTCACTGGTGAGCAATGCTTTAGTAGAGGAGGTCAACTGGGCAAGGCTTGCCGTACTATGGACTACTATTGCTGCTCTTGTCAGTAtatctccaataataataatttaaaataggcctaagttatgtaaaatattaaacacacaaaaatattgtattaaataTACTGTCGCTTATCCATTTGAGATCTTGAGAGGTATTTTTGAATCACAATATTTAGTGAATGATGAACAaataagaaatttaaaaattgaatgaatatgaaatttcacaaaaatatttaaaaattaaatacagTACATCTAGATAAAGTTAATTTGACATCAAGAAATTAGAATGATTTTTGTCATCTAAGAAATTAGTAATGGAAAAATCgttgataaattgaaataaaattagatgAACGTTATAATGAAGGTTTAGGCTTCAGTAGAAGTCATGGTGTAATTATTCATCTATAGGCTTCATTACCGGTCAAGCATAAATTGAGATCACTTGATAATTGATTATAGTTGCGTTTACAAAAACTACAACACATGGGTTCTATTAATTCCTCTTGTTTTACATAGTTTATTCCTCTTGTTTTTACCATCTTAATTTATATATCCTGTTGGACATTGATTTCGAAGCTCCTTCAACTGTGCATTATACTATCTATTTCTCTGAATGTTCAAACCTTCCATTTCACTTTATTCTTCTACTTGGGAAGGCTATTTCAACTTGGTGCATGAAaactatgaaaataataatccacCTTCCCAGTGATTGTATTGAACGAATAGATAGGCAAccaatattctaatattatttagtaaatggcaaaaaatattgatagtgAGAAacatcttcatatcataaaatatgaagattattatagCTACATTTAAGTTTCCACCATACaatgttgataattttaaattcaaattttatttattcaaactcacaatattcacaAACAGAATCAATAACAAATACAAAAAGACACGGCTCAGttagatgaaaaaataattaaaaactaataataaaataaatactggtatgttttattaaagagaaatttgtgaattggaataaaaatactacttgcaggaaattaataaaacaatataagaatcttttaataccctttattttaaaaaaacttcaaaatagttCAACGACTAGCTTCGACCccaacttaggtcattttcaagttgaaataaaatcgacctaagttagggtcgagaCTAGTCGTTGatctattttgaagttttttttaaataaagggtactacaagatttttatattgttttattaatttgttcaaaagtagcccatgtaagtgaagtgtttttacttGCAGAAAGTATAAATATGCCACGTTTGGAAGTAGGAATGAATATCacttaaattaattttgaattcatggataaatggagaaagaaaaagaagagagaaagaaaagactAGCAACCATTCACTCTCACATTAACTATTTCACTCCCTTGCACACTTTCCAATAACAGCTCATCTTActaattgttaattttattactTTGCACTACGGTAGAACAGGATAGCTTTAGTAAAAAACGACATagttcattctttggaaaggcagtaaaaataacaaaccaCCATCGTTTATTTAACACACACAAAACAGCTGTTGTCATTGCCAACATAGGAAAACCAATGTATTTAAAGTTGAAcgtagaatataaaataatagttcaGTACCATTAACTCACTTTTCTAACACTAATGCTTATTGCAAGCCACCAATTTAAACTAAGACACATTACATTGCAAAATTCCTTGATCATCTCGACGAATGAATGCTTTATCATGAGTTAGGATTatgatcaatttatttcaagatCAAGATTTCAATTAGATTTAGGCCTAACTGTCATTCTGTAacactataatatattttgtaagtCGCTACACATTTTACATTgtggaaaatatttgaaaatttgaacatcTTATATTCTGTAGGTACTTTGTTATTCAAGTACATAACTCatatcattaattactgaacaggttatttttgtttgatttccACTTTCCTTTTGCAGTTATGCAAACGTGTGGTGACACCACGAGAGAGCTCGTGTCTTATTTTCGGTCCCCTGACTATCCAGCCAGGTCTTCAGGAACTCTTGCCTGTGACTTCGACTTGATTATTCAAGATAACATCTGTGCTGTCAGGTAAACTCAAACTTAGTTTCCCTAATCATCAACACATCCCTAAATATCACTGACTTTCTGGGTTTGATGATAgtatttatgaatatttatttacttaccGTATTCATTCATTAGTCTGAAtgtcatcaaatcaaatcaaaacaatcaaatcaaaattatttattcacaatacaaacagttgagggtcctgccaaacccaaaggttttttggcgggtgcccagttacaggaaaaaaatgagttataaaagataaataaacttagacaaaataaatattacacttcaaagattttatgtaaaaaataaaagaaaactaatgcaaaatgaaaaaataaaataagaaatatacatcagattttgatacagaattaataaaaaaagggaaaaatgaaaattattaaaaatgggaaaaaaagggaaaaatgaaatattacacttcaaagattttatgtaaaaaatgaaagaaaactaatgcaaaattaaaaataaaataagaaatatacatcagattttgatacagaattaataaaaaaagggaaaaatgaaaattattaaaaatgggaaaaaaagggaaaaatgaaatattacacttcaaagattttatgtaaaaaatgaaagaaaactaatgcaaaattaaaaataaaatgagaaatatacatcagattttgatacagaattaataaaaaaagggaaatatgaaaatttattagaaaggaatgaaataataaggaaaagggaaaaaattttttacccaagtaatagtacatttttatcgttgaggcaggcggcagtgacaataaaaggaaaattatttcaaaacttctgccagcaaaaattgaaaaattctaataatgtaagcATATACTGTCATTTTTTAACTTGACGTTTCTTAAATTATGTGtacgtttgtaatattattagttttataaattgattgtgctGTTATTATTGAGATGCAACATTACATCCTTCTTAGAGTAATCACGAATATTTGGAGGTAGTCTGTTAAATAAGTAGGGAATTACATGATGTAGGGATCTTctaccataaatattattgaatctggATACTACATAATTATATTGACGGAGATCTTAAATTGTAGGGTGAGGGAGGAGCAAGGAGTCTATAGTATAAATTTTCTTTGTGGagtattacaattttgaaaagataGAAATGTTTGGGCGATAAGGTATGATAGAATATTTGTAAGCTACGTGGGTTGTATGGATCAATATTGTTAACATAAGGAATTCTGGtagttatacattttaatgTTCTTAATTGTATTCGTTCAACTCTAGATAAAAGATAATCGGCTGCACTTCCCCATGATTCAATGCCATATCTAATTATTGGTTCCATCAAGGACTTATAAATCAGATATAGGCAGTCAGGGGTGAtatttttatgcaaataaaaGGCTTTTGCGTTAAGCgcttgaagtttttttgaaatgtagTCTATGTGAGGACACCATCTCAGGCTGCTATCGATTATAATGCCAAGGTAACGGGTACTATTTACTAAAGTAAGAGACGGACAAGTGCAGATCTGAGAAGCATTCGCATGAAGGCAATGACAGCCGTGGCTTAATACAGTTGGATTTACGTTGCATCTTAGATGTGGAGATTTAAAGTGCATTAGTACAGTTTTTTCCTGTTGATTATGAGATTTCTTTCATGGGACCATTTCAGAATTCTGTTGTAATCAAACTGTATTAATTGTTCAGCCACTTTTGAATTCTTATGTCCAACAATCagagctgtatcgtcagcataCATTAATACTTCTCCATGTCTGATTactttggaaattgaatttacataaatattgtacAAAATGGGACCTAAAATGCTTCCCTGCGGAACTCCAAAATTGTCACATTTATATAACCCACTGTGATTGCCCCCTAGGTTAACCATGAAGTGTCTATCACTCAAATAGCTCtcaaaaaatttcaatacaTTGCCAGTAATTCCAATATTAAGTAATTCTTCAAGAAGTATCCTATGATTAAgtgtatcaaatgcttttgaaTAATCTATGAATAGCGCAAGAACATGATATCTGTCATTCaggagaatatttattttatgtgtaAAATTTACTAGAAGTGACTCAGTGCATTTTCCTTTTTGGAATCCATactgataattagaaataatattgttctggagtatgtatttatttaattgtgttaataaatatttttcaaaatttttttctggTACTGACAATTTAGAGATTGGTCTGTAGTTATTGAAGTTATCACGTGCACCAGATTTATGAATTGGTTTaactattgaatttttcaggGAGTCGGGGAAAATGCCTTTTAGAATAGATAAGTTGATCATGCGGCAAATAGGAGTGCAAAGATAGTCTTCAAGGGTTTGCAATTCCAATACTCCTATACCATCATATCCAGGGGATTTGTTTTTATCCATATCATGAACTATTTATTTAATGTCTTGAATAGTAGCTTGTCTTAGATAAAAGTTGTGATTAGGTGGGATTGAAACAGAGTCATCAAGAATTATTGGACATAAATGGGAAGTATTTCTAATATTTGCTC of Nilaparvata lugens isolate BPH unplaced genomic scaffold, ASM1435652v1 scaffold3696, whole genome shotgun sequence contains these proteins:
- the LOC120355622 gene encoding uncharacterized protein LOC120355622 isoform X2, whose amino-acid sequence is MLVHGKVTNSTLCQSRTFVLFLIGFIFVNSSKGFSQINVLKEADNDKINSMSGNTTIGGQKGFIPVQCKAGTADGMCLTGEQCFSRGGQLGKACRTMDYYCCSFMQTCGDTTRELVSYFRSPDYPARSSGTLACDFDLIIQDNICAVR
- the LOC120355622 gene encoding uncharacterized protein LOC120355622 isoform X1 translates to MLVHGKVTNSTLCQSRTFVLFLIGFIFVNSSKGFSQINVLKEADNDKINSMSGNTTKVGGQKGFIPVQCKAGTADGMCLTGEQCFSRGGQLGKACRTMDYYCCSFMQTCGDTTRELVSYFRSPDYPARSSGTLACDFDLIIQDNICAVR
- the LOC120355622 gene encoding uncharacterized protein LOC120355622 isoform X3, with product MFIECSSSSSSRGFIFVNSSKGFSQINVLKEADNDKINSMSGNTTKVGGQKGFIPVQCKAGTADGMCLTGEQCFSRGGQLGKACRTMDYYCCSFMQTCGDTTRELVSYFRSPDYPARSSGTLACDFDLIIQDNICAVR